A stretch of Tigriopus californicus strain San Diego chromosome 11, Tcal_SD_v2.1, whole genome shotgun sequence DNA encodes these proteins:
- the LOC131889900 gene encoding poly(ADP-ribose) glycohydrolase-like — MIELPSYGDQEVWMGMCQIFKDFKAISDLNHDTLIALFSATSGVDCSYKLDNLMECLLEGKDSKTASALIHGIIDAALQLDQLFPSGTLSQLDHADDHISYSRSHVRCLLAHMFWGTLKPLWNESFGLYRTSSGEPIHQKFPRTFLDWYQSKDMSEQSKIYIRTILNYFQTPIEDTHAIDFYLRHRRLEPFEWMDSKQHICPVQVRTQGRIGDYGANFEVDFANKQVGFGQGATQEELILGTSPESCVVVLISKPLEDDFIIEIKGCQMFGDYTGFGASAKFCPPMEDKSRDWSQRTILAMDAEFYDGLPGDNRLQQLKDEALFRELNKAYCAFSAASGSTIETGPWGCGAFGGDREIKLIIQVLAASRADCRELVLYTFGNVNLSEKLNELLDCIHKRQIGVGKVLGMLCHSRNDIYPSFDMLTWKQREDNELFLCDLLLKQMDKMPIMV, encoded by the coding sequence ATGATTGAACTACCATCATATGGTGATCAAGAGGTATGGATGGGAATGTGTCAGATATTCAAGGATTTCAAGGCAATCTCCGATTTGAACCATGATACCTTGATTGCGCTATTCTCAGCCACTTCAGGCGTGGATTGCAGTTATAAGTTGGACAATCTGATGGAATGTTTATTGGAGGGGAAGGATTCGAAAACGGCTTCGGCTTTGATCCATGGAATCATTGATGCGGCTTTGCAATTGGACCAATTGTTCCCCTCTGGAACTCTGTCCCAATTAGATCATGCAGACGATCACATTTCGTACTCAAGAAGTCATGTGAGATGCCTTTTGGCTCACATGTTTTGGGGGACTTTGAAGCCTTTGTGGAACGAAAGTTTCGGATTGTATCGTACTTCAAGTGGGGAACCaattcatcaaaaatttcCAAGAACCTTCTTGGATTGGTACCAATCCAAAGATATGAGCGAGCAATCTAAAATATATATCCGAACGATACTGAACTATTTCCAAACTCCTATTGAAGACACCCACGCCATTGATTTTTACTTGAGACATCGCCGTTTGGAACCATTCGAATGGATGGATTCGAAGCAACACATATGTCCTGTTCAAGTCCGAACCCAGGGTAGAATTGGGGATTATGGGGCCAATTTTGAGGttgattttgccaataaaCAAGTTGGCTTTGGCCAAGGTGCTACACAGGAAGAGCTCATCCTAGGCACCAGTCCCGAATCTTGTGTAGTGGTACTGATTTCCAAACCCTTGGAGGACGATTTTATCATCGAAATCAAAGGATGTCAAATGTTCGGGGATTACACTGGGTTTGGTGCCTCGGCCAAGTTTTGTCCTCCTATGGAAGACAAGTCCAGAGATTGGAGTCAAAGAACCATTTTAGCCATGGATGCAGAATTCTATGACGGATTGCCAGGGGATAATCGCCTCCAACAATTAAAAGATGAAGCTTTGTTCCGAGAACTGAACAAAGCATATTGTGCGTTTTCGGCAGCCTCGGGATCCACGATTGAAACAGGTCCTTGGGGCTGTGGTGCATTTGGAGGTGATAGAGAGATTAAGCTGATTATTCAAGTTCTTGCGGCTTCAAGAGCGGATTGTCGAGAATTGGTGCTCTACACTTTCGGAAACGTGAATCTATCCGAAAAGCTGAATGAACTTTTAGACTGTATTCACAAGCGACAAATTGGTGTTGGAAAGGTCCTGGGAATGCTGTGTCATTCCAGGAATGATATTTATCCTAGCTTTGATATGCTCACGTGGAAACAACGAGAGGACAACGAATTGTTCCTTTGTGATTTATTACTGAAGCAAATGGACAAAATGCCAATAATGGTCTGA